From one Triticum aestivum cultivar Chinese Spring chromosome 4B, IWGSC CS RefSeq v2.1, whole genome shotgun sequence genomic stretch:
- the LOC123092341 gene encoding uncharacterized protein isoform X1, translating to MGWRFKFGGLRVLWLAALHFPSPLPSTVVCRLSFKGGHKEQRWLLGNLQLATKDEVHGDCQLPSIGVYASYRENQICTMPICFMTSVLLSSLTLSVADHVIMVVYNLLMGSSLLDFYLGQKRASHTFEISSGHPVQNRLNLLDKV from the exons ATGGGGTGGCGGTTCAAGTTCGGCGGCCTTCGCGTGTTGTGGTTGGCGGCGCTCCACTTCCCTTCTCCCCTGCCCAG TACGGTGGTCTGCAGATTATCCTTCAAAGGAGGCCACAAAGAGCAGCGATGGCTTCTTGGTAATCTGCAATTGGCCACAAAGGATGAGGTACATGGAG ATTGCCAGCTACCTTCCATTGGTGTATATGCAAGCTACAGAG AAAACCAAATATGCACCATGCCGATATGCTTCATGACGAGTGTGCTTTTGTCATCCCTCACCCTCTCAG TTGCTGACCATGTGATTATGGTAGTCTACAATTTGCTTATGGGTTCTTCATTGCTTGATTTTTATCTCGGACAAAAGAGGGCCAGCCACACCTTTGAAATAAGCAGCGGCCATCCAGTCCAGAACAG ACTGAATCTGCTCGACAAAGTGTGA
- the LOC123092341 gene encoding uncharacterized protein isoform X2, which translates to MGWRFKFGGLRVLWLAALHFPSPLPRLSFKGGHKEQRWLLGNLQLATKDEVHGDCQLPSIGVYASYRENQICTMPICFMTSVLLSSLTLSVADHVIMVVYNLLMGSSLLDFYLGQKRASHTFEISSGHPVQNRLNLLDKV; encoded by the exons ATGGGGTGGCGGTTCAAGTTCGGCGGCCTTCGCGTGTTGTGGTTGGCGGCGCTCCACTTCCCTTCTCCCCTGCCCAG ATTATCCTTCAAAGGAGGCCACAAAGAGCAGCGATGGCTTCTTGGTAATCTGCAATTGGCCACAAAGGATGAGGTACATGGAG ATTGCCAGCTACCTTCCATTGGTGTATATGCAAGCTACAGAG AAAACCAAATATGCACCATGCCGATATGCTTCATGACGAGTGTGCTTTTGTCATCCCTCACCCTCTCAG TTGCTGACCATGTGATTATGGTAGTCTACAATTTGCTTATGGGTTCTTCATTGCTTGATTTTTATCTCGGACAAAAGAGGGCCAGCCACACCTTTGAAATAAGCAGCGGCCATCCAGTCCAGAACAG ACTGAATCTGCTCGACAAAGTGTGA
- the LOC123092341 gene encoding uncharacterized protein isoform X3, with protein sequence MGWRFKFGGLRVLWLAALHFPSPLPSTVVCRLSFKGGHKEQRWLLGNLQLATKDEVHGDCQLPSIGVYASYRENQICTMPICFMTSVLLSSLTLSDDH encoded by the exons ATGGGGTGGCGGTTCAAGTTCGGCGGCCTTCGCGTGTTGTGGTTGGCGGCGCTCCACTTCCCTTCTCCCCTGCCCAG TACGGTGGTCTGCAGATTATCCTTCAAAGGAGGCCACAAAGAGCAGCGATGGCTTCTTGGTAATCTGCAATTGGCCACAAAGGATGAGGTACATGGAG ATTGCCAGCTACCTTCCATTGGTGTATATGCAAGCTACAGAG AAAACCAAATATGCACCATGCCGATATGCTTCATGACGAGTGTGCTTTTGTCATCCCTCACCCTCTCAG ATGACCATTAG